From the genome of Lotus japonicus ecotype B-129 chromosome 6, LjGifu_v1.2, one region includes:
- the LOC130723388 gene encoding uncharacterized protein LOC130723388 has translation MSFPEIISKLPQIGVRGLYRGSIPAILGQFSSHGLRTGIFEASKLVMINVAPTLPELQVQSVASFCSTFLGTAVRIPCEVLKQRLQAGIFNNVGEALVGTWEQDGVKGFFRGTGATLCREVPFYVAGMGLYAESKKGVQKLLGRELEAWETIAVGALSGGLAAVVTTPFDVMKTRMMTAQGRSVPMTMIAISILRREGPLGLFKGAVPRFFWIAPLGAMNFAGYELARKAMNKNEEVKTVSSE, from the exons ATGTCCTTTCCTGAAATAATTTCTAAGCTGCCACAGATTGGGGTACGAGGTTTATACAGGGGGTCAATCCCTGCAATTCTTGGACAGTTTTCAAG CCATGGCTTGCGAACTGGGATATTTGAAGCGAGTAAATTGGTGATGATAAATGTTGCCCCGACACTACCAGAACTTCAG GTACAATCCGTGGCATCATTCTGTAGCACGTTTTTGGGAACAGCTGTGCGGATTCCCTGTGAGGTGTTAAAGCAGAGGTTACAGGCTGGTATTTTTAACAATGTCGGCGAGGCTTTGGTCGGTACTTGGGAGCAGGATGGTGTTAAGGGTTTCTTTCGTGGAACTGGAGCTACCCTTTGTCGCGAGGTTCCGTTTTATGTTGCTGGCATGGGGCTTTATGCTGAATCTAAGAAG GGTGTGCAAAAACTGCTGGGACGGGAACTGGAGGCCTGGGAAACAATTGCGGTTGGAGCTTTATCCGGCGGCCTGGCGGCTGTTGTGACGACACCATTTGATGTCATGAAAACTAGAATGATGACTGCGCAGGGTCGGTCGGTGCCGATGACCATGATAGCTATCTCTATACTCCGGCGTGAGGGACCCCTTGGTTTGTTTAAAGGGGCTGTGCCAAGGTTCTTTTGGATTGCTCCTCTTGGTGCGATGAACTTTGCAGGTTATGAGTTAGCAAGGAAGGCCATGAATAAAAATGAGGAGGTTAAGACTGTCAGTTCAGAGTAA